The following proteins come from a genomic window of Salinivibrio kushneri:
- a CDS encoding DUF3069 domain-containing protein, with translation MSDSNQPSVSFDSFSPELQCVIRYEQAPEAMYTMIASVHDASSASVKEAWEKLPASAQNILDNYDQFHALVAISQSYAGIDALSELEKVDLSDMSDEERDNYKAQILDDVLNSCVKDLSKQLKQARLKPGLKREFQAIFQK, from the coding sequence ATGTCCGACTCTAATCAACCATCGGTTAGCTTTGATAGCTTTTCTCCTGAGCTACAATGCGTGATCCGTTATGAGCAAGCCCCAGAAGCCATGTACACGATGATCGCCTCTGTACATGATGCGTCCAGTGCCAGTGTCAAAGAGGCGTGGGAAAAACTGCCTGCCAGTGCGCAAAACATTCTCGACAACTATGATCAATTTCACGCGCTCGTCGCCATAAGTCAAAGCTATGCGGGTATCGATGCATTGAGCGAACTCGAAAAAGTTGACTTAAGTGATATGTCTGATGAAGAGCGTGATAACTACAAAGCGCAAATTCTTGATGATGTGCTCAACTCTTGTGTCAAAGATTTATCGAAGCAACTGAAGCAAGCACGTTTAAAGCCTGGATTAAAACGCGAGTTTCAAGCTATTTTCCAAAAATAA
- the aroG gene encoding 3-deoxy-7-phosphoheptulonate synthase AroG, which translates to MSVHPTDDVRIDQIKELLPPIAVLEKFPATDAAEQTVFNARQAIHKILNDQDDRLVVVVGPCSIHDPNAARDYAKKLKQLRETLSADLEVVMRVYFEKPRTTVGWKGLINDPYLDNSFKINDGLRLGRNLLLDIADSGLPAAGEFLDMITPQYMADLISWGAIGARTTESQVHRELASGLSCPVGFKNGTDGNIKIATDAIRSASSPHQFLSVTKYGHSAIVATAGNEDCHLILRGGKTPNYYAGDVDNICGALADAGLRQKLMIDLSHANSSKQYQKQKEVSEDVAGQIAAGNKAIFGVMIESHLVEGRQDLTDGQSLTYGQSITDGCIGWEDTERVLHQLAASVRARREKTTPLSESA; encoded by the coding sequence ATGAGTGTACACCCAACGGATGACGTTAGAATTGATCAAATAAAAGAACTCCTTCCGCCTATCGCTGTCTTGGAAAAGTTTCCAGCGACTGACGCGGCAGAACAAACTGTATTTAACGCGCGTCAGGCAATCCATAAGATCTTAAACGACCAAGACGATCGTTTGGTTGTCGTTGTCGGGCCTTGTTCTATTCACGATCCCAATGCGGCGCGTGACTACGCCAAAAAACTTAAACAACTGCGTGAGACATTAAGTGCCGACTTGGAAGTGGTGATGCGGGTTTATTTTGAAAAGCCGCGCACGACGGTTGGTTGGAAAGGCCTGATTAATGACCCATATTTAGACAACAGCTTTAAAATAAATGATGGTTTGCGGCTAGGGCGTAATTTACTGTTAGACATTGCGGATTCTGGTTTACCTGCGGCGGGAGAATTTCTTGACATGATCACGCCACAGTATATGGCTGATTTAATTAGCTGGGGCGCGATTGGGGCGCGGACTACAGAGTCTCAGGTGCATCGCGAACTTGCCTCTGGGCTATCATGTCCCGTTGGGTTTAAAAATGGCACAGATGGGAATATCAAAATTGCCACGGATGCGATTCGCTCAGCGAGTTCACCGCACCAGTTTTTATCGGTGACCAAATATGGACACTCTGCGATCGTCGCGACCGCAGGTAATGAAGACTGTCATCTGATTTTACGCGGAGGCAAAACGCCTAATTATTACGCGGGTGATGTCGATAACATCTGTGGTGCGTTGGCGGATGCTGGATTACGGCAAAAATTGATGATTGATTTAAGCCACGCCAATAGCAGCAAACAATATCAAAAACAGAAAGAAGTCAGCGAAGATGTGGCGGGACAAATTGCAGCAGGTAACAAAGCGATCTTTGGGGTGATGATTGAGAGTCATCTCGTCGAAGGTCGCCAAGACTTAACCGACGGTCAGTCGCTTACCTATGGTCAAAGCATTACGGACGGTTGTATTGGTTGGGAAGATACCGAGAGGGTACTCCACCAGTTGGCGGCCTCTGTGCGTGCACGCCGCGAAAAGACCACGCCACTCAGTGAGTCCGCTTAA
- a CDS encoding DEAD/DEAH box helicase, giving the protein MQFDDLGLDRRLLSLIAHRGFEQPTDIQRQAIPVVMAGKDLLASSKTGSGKTLAFLLPAMQRVLRSKPLSRRDPRVLILAPTRELAKQVYGQLRMLTSGTSHKPALVLGGENFNEQAKVFRQSPTFVVATPGRLADHLEQRHLSLSGLEMLILDEADRMLDLGFKAQLDTVNQHADHRLRQTLMFSATLNHQQVTDIAAGMLKSPKRVAVGEIEALHGDIEQHFVLSDHLDHKHALLEQLLKANAHKQVMIFTATRADTERLAERFSQAGYQAIALSGELNQATRSRIMNEFERGFHEVLVTTDVASRGLDLMNVSLVINFDMPKHAEEYIHRVGRTGRAGQQGLAYSLVGPKDWRSFKNIEGFLQQKLEFTKIEGFEGKFKGFKEKKAEEAKPSKSAKPKKAPVKNKKKAPKKRDRSFYTNVPVGDAPLVRKKSKPES; this is encoded by the coding sequence TTGCAATTTGACGATCTGGGACTCGATAGACGCTTACTGTCGCTTATTGCCCACCGTGGATTTGAACAGCCAACAGACATTCAACGTCAAGCCATTCCCGTTGTAATGGCTGGCAAAGACTTATTGGCCTCTTCAAAAACAGGGTCGGGGAAAACCCTGGCGTTTTTGTTGCCAGCTATGCAGCGTGTGTTGCGTTCTAAACCCCTCAGTCGTCGTGATCCGCGTGTTTTGATCTTGGCGCCGACTCGTGAGCTAGCCAAACAAGTGTATGGTCAGCTGCGTATGCTGACTAGCGGCACCAGCCACAAACCGGCTTTGGTACTCGGTGGCGAGAATTTTAACGAGCAAGCGAAGGTGTTTCGCCAGTCGCCAACGTTTGTGGTTGCGACACCGGGTCGATTAGCTGATCATCTTGAACAACGCCATCTGTCTTTGTCGGGACTGGAAATGCTGATCTTGGACGAAGCGGATCGCATGCTTGATCTGGGCTTTAAAGCGCAGCTCGATACGGTTAACCAACATGCTGATCATCGTTTAAGGCAGACACTGATGTTTTCTGCAACCTTGAATCATCAGCAAGTGACAGACATCGCAGCGGGGATGCTCAAGTCACCCAAACGTGTTGCCGTGGGAGAGATTGAAGCGTTACATGGCGATATTGAGCAACACTTTGTGCTGAGTGATCACCTCGACCATAAACATGCGCTGCTTGAGCAACTGCTCAAAGCCAATGCGCATAAACAAGTCATGATTTTTACCGCGACACGTGCGGACACAGAGCGTTTAGCTGAACGTTTTTCTCAGGCTGGCTACCAAGCGATTGCACTCAGCGGCGAATTAAACCAAGCCACACGCAGCCGAATCATGAACGAGTTTGAGCGTGGGTTTCACGAAGTATTGGTGACCACAGACGTGGCATCACGTGGCTTAGACTTGATGAATGTCTCTTTGGTGATCAACTTTGATATGCCAAAGCATGCGGAGGAATATATTCATCGAGTCGGGCGTACTGGTCGTGCTGGACAGCAAGGGTTGGCCTACTCACTGGTAGGGCCTAAAGATTGGCGTAGTTTTAAAAATATAGAAGGCTTTTTACAGCAAAAACTCGAGTTTACTAAGATTGAAGGCTTTGAAGGAAAGTTTAAGGGCTTTAAAGAGAAAAAAGCTGAAGAAGCAAAACCTTCTAAGTCTGCTAAACCCAAAAAAGCCCCGGTTAAGAACAAGAAAAAGGCGCCAAAAAAGCGAGATAGAAGCTTTTATACCAACGTGCCGGTTGGTGATGCGCCTTTGGTAAGAAAGAAGTCCAAACCTGAGTCTTAA
- a CDS encoding NUDIX hydrolase has product MNDTIRYQWKKLSLVEAHTQTPDGLHHVHHVVRHPGAAVILPLTEDGNILLLKQFRPAINQWIIEAPAGTLEAEEPPLDAAKRELEEEAGYVATRWHPLGIAHPVPGFCDEVQYFYIAQALTPTQTQLDDDEFIEPYWVSPSQLQALVANGKITDTKTCAIILRALCGGLIPTIDVESLKK; this is encoded by the coding sequence ATGAATGACACGATACGCTACCAGTGGAAAAAGCTCAGCTTGGTGGAAGCGCATACACAAACACCTGATGGTCTACATCACGTACATCATGTCGTACGCCACCCCGGCGCCGCCGTGATATTACCCCTGACTGAAGATGGCAATATACTGCTGCTCAAGCAATTTCGCCCTGCTATCAATCAATGGATTATTGAAGCACCAGCAGGCACGCTGGAAGCGGAGGAGCCACCGCTAGACGCCGCTAAAAGAGAGTTAGAAGAAGAGGCCGGTTATGTGGCGACTCGCTGGCATCCACTCGGCATCGCGCATCCTGTACCTGGATTTTGCGATGAAGTGCAGTATTTCTATATTGCCCAAGCGCTCACCCCCACTCAGACGCAATTAGATGACGATGAATTTATTGAGCCTTATTGGGTGAGCCCTTCCCAGTTACAGGCACTCGTTGCAAATGGAAAAATCACAGACACCAAAACCTGCGCCATTATTCTCCGTGCCTTGTGTGGTGGATTAATCCCAACGATAGACGTCGAATCCCTGAAAAAATAA
- a CDS encoding PaaI family thioesterase has product MFSSPLARANQHLSLFGFLKVPMIGWCRPKILSIDDKHVTMRIPLGRRTKNHLNSMYFGALAVGADVAGGFLAMAMAEQRGVKISLAFKSVNADFHKRPEDDVVFTCLDGDKINQMISESIETGHRVNQPVTIVATCPSLHGEEPMATFELTLSVKKIGE; this is encoded by the coding sequence ATGTTCTCGTCTCCGTTAGCACGCGCTAATCAACATTTGTCATTATTCGGCTTCTTAAAAGTGCCCATGATCGGCTGGTGTCGCCCCAAGATCCTTTCTATCGACGATAAGCATGTCACGATGCGAATCCCGCTGGGACGGCGTACCAAAAACCACCTCAACAGCATGTATTTCGGCGCGTTGGCGGTTGGCGCGGATGTCGCAGGTGGCTTTCTTGCCATGGCCATGGCCGAGCAACGCGGGGTTAAAATTAGCTTAGCGTTTAAATCCGTCAATGCTGATTTTCATAAACGGCCAGAGGATGATGTAGTGTTTACTTGTCTTGATGGAGACAAAATTAACCAGATGATCAGTGAATCAATCGAAACGGGTCATCGCGTTAATCAACCCGTCACCATTGTAGCCACATGCCCGAGCTTACACGGGGAGGAGCCTATGGCGACCTTTGAATTGACGCTATCAGTCAAAAAAATCGGCGAATAA
- a CDS encoding efflux RND transporter permease subunit encodes MKQGVAGYFIQNKVISWMITLIFLIGGTLAFLGLGRLEDPAFTIKDAMVVTSYPGATPQQVEEEVTYPLEKAVQQLTYVDEVRSISSRGLSQITVKMKPKYRADDLPQIWDELRRKVHDARGSLPPGVNPPQVKDDFGDVFGIMLAVTGEGYGYSELKDYVDFLRRELELVDGVGKVQVSGTQQEQVFIEVSIQRLSSLGISPDTLFNLLATQNLVSNAGALRVGDEYIRIHPTGEFSSVDELGNLILTEAGSQGLIYLRDVAEVKRGYQEVPRQIISYNGKQALQVGVSFADGVNVVEVGDNVDKRLAALNSDQPVGINVHHVYNQPNEVDSSVSGFVSSLGQAVAIVIIVLLFFMGLRSGLLIGLVLLLTVLGTFVFMYYFEINLQRVSLGALVIALGMLVDNAIVVVEGILVGLKRGRTRLQAAHDIVTQTKWPLLGATVIAVTAFAPIGLSEDATGEYCGTLFTVLLISLLLSWFTAITLTPFFASVFFKETPLEEGDEGSDPYNGILFVVYKRFLTACMHHAYITLLVMVVALGASIYGFGHLKQSFFPDSTTPMFMVDVWLPEGTDIRATQSTLDDVSSWLSQQQGVNYVSTSAGQGSQRFMLTYSPEKTYAAYGELIVRVDQYDHVKPTMGIVREHVRSQYPDAQLKLKPISLGPATGSKIEARIFGSDPTKLRAIAKQVEARLHQDPDAVNIRHDWRNRTKVLEPAFNESQARRYGITKKDVDELLAMTFSGKRIGVYRDGTNLMPIVARLPDEERVNINTLEGMKIWSPVLKDYIPLQQVILDYDMRWEDPIIMRKNRKRMLTVLADPDPLRETTAATLLSRVRADIESIPLPEGYSIEWGGEHESSKEAKEGLFSIMPLGYLFMFLVTILLFNSVKESLIIWLTVPLAVVGVTTGLLLLDTPFGFMALLGFLSLSGMLLKNGIVLIDQINIEVASGKQRYQAVVDAAVSRVRPVCMTAITTILGMLPLLPDVFFRPMAVTIMFGLGFATVLTLIVVPVLYRIFYQIRYHPE; translated from the coding sequence ATGAAGCAAGGTGTAGCCGGATATTTTATTCAAAATAAAGTGATTAGCTGGATGATCACGCTGATTTTCTTGATTGGTGGCACCCTTGCATTTTTGGGGTTAGGGCGGTTAGAAGACCCTGCTTTTACCATCAAAGATGCGATGGTGGTGACCAGTTATCCAGGCGCGACCCCCCAACAGGTGGAAGAAGAAGTCACTTATCCGCTGGAGAAGGCGGTTCAGCAGCTGACCTATGTGGATGAAGTGCGTTCTATCTCCAGTCGTGGCTTGTCTCAGATCACGGTCAAAATGAAACCCAAATACCGCGCCGATGATTTGCCGCAAATTTGGGATGAGTTGCGACGAAAAGTCCATGATGCGCGTGGGTCGCTTCCTCCTGGGGTCAATCCGCCACAGGTGAAAGATGATTTTGGTGATGTGTTTGGGATCATGCTAGCCGTCACTGGCGAAGGATACGGCTACAGCGAACTGAAAGACTATGTTGACTTTTTGCGCCGCGAGCTTGAGCTTGTTGATGGTGTTGGCAAGGTGCAAGTCAGTGGTACGCAGCAAGAGCAAGTCTTCATTGAGGTCTCGATTCAGCGGTTAAGTAGCTTAGGGATCTCACCGGATACCTTGTTTAACTTGTTGGCGACGCAAAACCTCGTGAGCAACGCTGGAGCATTGCGTGTGGGTGATGAATATATTCGCATTCACCCAACCGGCGAGTTTTCCTCCGTAGATGAGTTGGGCAACTTGATCCTCACTGAAGCAGGGTCACAAGGGCTGATTTATTTGCGCGACGTTGCCGAGGTAAAGCGTGGATACCAAGAGGTACCGCGGCAGATCATTTCGTACAACGGCAAACAAGCGCTACAAGTAGGGGTATCGTTTGCTGATGGTGTGAACGTGGTAGAAGTCGGCGACAATGTGGATAAGCGTCTTGCAGCGTTAAACAGTGATCAGCCTGTGGGAATCAATGTCCATCATGTCTACAACCAGCCCAATGAGGTTGATAGCTCAGTGAGCGGGTTTGTCTCCAGCTTAGGCCAAGCGGTGGCGATTGTAATTATCGTACTGCTCTTTTTTATGGGCCTGCGCTCGGGATTATTAATTGGTTTGGTGTTATTGCTGACGGTACTGGGTACGTTTGTATTCATGTATTACTTCGAAATTAACCTTCAGCGCGTCTCTCTCGGGGCGTTAGTCATTGCCCTAGGGATGTTGGTGGATAATGCCATCGTGGTGGTCGAAGGGATACTCGTGGGCTTAAAGCGAGGACGAACCCGTCTACAGGCGGCTCACGACATTGTGACGCAAACTAAGTGGCCTTTACTTGGGGCGACAGTGATCGCGGTAACGGCTTTTGCCCCGATTGGCTTGTCCGAGGACGCAACGGGCGAATACTGCGGCACCTTATTTACAGTGTTATTAATATCCTTACTGTTAAGTTGGTTTACCGCTATCACGTTAACGCCTTTCTTTGCCAGCGTGTTCTTCAAAGAAACACCGCTCGAAGAAGGGGATGAGGGCAGTGACCCCTACAACGGGATTCTGTTTGTGGTGTATAAACGTTTTCTTACCGCCTGCATGCATCACGCCTATATCACCTTGTTAGTGATGGTAGTGGCACTGGGGGCCAGTATTTATGGCTTTGGTCACCTCAAGCAGTCGTTTTTTCCAGACTCTACCACGCCCATGTTTATGGTCGACGTTTGGTTGCCAGAAGGCACCGATATTCGTGCAACACAAAGTACATTGGACGACGTGTCGAGCTGGCTGAGTCAACAACAAGGCGTCAACTATGTGTCTACCAGTGCCGGACAAGGTTCGCAACGTTTTATGTTGACCTATTCACCGGAGAAAACATATGCCGCCTATGGTGAGTTGATCGTCCGTGTTGATCAATACGACCATGTTAAACCCACTATGGGCATAGTGCGAGAGCATGTTCGTAGCCAGTACCCAGATGCGCAGCTTAAACTGAAGCCTATTTCCTTAGGCCCTGCTACCGGCTCGAAAATTGAGGCGCGTATTTTTGGTTCAGATCCCACTAAGTTACGCGCAATTGCTAAACAAGTAGAAGCGCGACTGCATCAGGATCCTGATGCGGTGAATATCCGCCATGATTGGCGTAATCGCACCAAAGTTCTTGAACCTGCGTTTAATGAAAGTCAGGCGCGACGCTATGGCATCACCAAAAAAGATGTTGACGAGTTACTGGCAATGACATTCAGCGGCAAACGGATTGGTGTTTACCGAGATGGGACCAACCTTATGCCGATCGTTGCACGGTTGCCCGATGAGGAGCGTGTGAACATCAATACCTTAGAAGGCATGAAAATATGGAGCCCGGTATTGAAAGACTACATTCCTTTACAGCAAGTCATTCTCGATTACGACATGCGTTGGGAAGATCCGATCATCATGCGTAAAAACCGCAAAAGAATGCTCACCGTGTTGGCCGATCCCGATCCGTTACGGGAAACCACCGCGGCGACCTTGCTAAGCCGTGTGCGTGCTGATATTGAGTCGATTCCTCTACCTGAAGGTTACAGCATTGAATGGGGCGGTGAGCATGAATCTTCCAAAGAGGCGAAAGAGGGCTTATTTAGCATTATGCCGCTTGGTTATTTGTTTATGTTCCTGGTCACGATATTGCTGTTTAACTCGGTGAAAGAGTCATTGATCATTTGGCTGACGGTGCCCTTGGCGGTGGTTGGGGTCACCACAGGGTTGCTGTTGCTGGATACCCCGTTTGGTTTTATGGCACTCTTGGGCTTTTTAAGCTTGAGTGGGATGCTGCTCAAAAACGGCATTGTGTTGATCGATCAGATTAATATCGAAGTGGCCAGTGGTAAGCAGCGCTATCAAGCCGTCGTCGATGCGGCAGTGAGCCGGGTACGCCCAGTGTGCATGACCGCCATTACCACTATTTTAGGGATGCTTCCTTTGTTGCCGGATGTTTTCTTCCGGCCGATGGCGGTGACGATTATGTTTGGGCTCGGGTTTGCCACCGTATTGACATTGATTGTGGTGCCTGTGCTGTACCGTATCTTCTACCAAATTCGCTACCACCCTGAATGA
- a CDS encoding efflux RND transporter periplasmic adaptor subunit produces the protein MRAIKAMFGLIAVSALFGCEPAPDAQPAPLPVVSTFTVSQQQLNERISFPAVAAAADKATLAFRVPGEIQAINVKAGDRVTQGQVLARLEPTDYRLAVENASARFDVADAQYRRSAPLVEKGMLAQSQFDELKAQREIAQAELALAKLRLSYVALRAPADGVISKLNVEPFETIAPGQGVMNIHDASRADIRVQVPDVLFTQNTGVSAEEVQDRLKPRVLTQQGQSYPATIDEYTAEPDPSSGAFVVTLTMPMPQEQFILDGMPVQVSIAREGLQLTRTGLSVPIEAVFNQDGDPLDRAHSYVWIYDSHTQTVTKQRVTMGRIHGQRLEITHGVSKGDRIVVGGTNHLSEGQKVTLASKEENAS, from the coding sequence ATGAGAGCGATAAAAGCCATGTTCGGTCTGATCGCAGTCAGTGCACTGTTTGGATGCGAGCCCGCCCCCGATGCTCAACCAGCGCCTTTGCCTGTGGTATCCACATTTACGGTGAGCCAACAGCAACTGAATGAACGAATCTCGTTTCCCGCCGTGGCAGCAGCGGCTGATAAAGCGACACTGGCTTTTCGTGTACCGGGAGAGATCCAAGCCATTAATGTCAAAGCGGGCGATCGCGTGACGCAGGGGCAGGTATTGGCACGTTTGGAGCCTACTGACTATCGCTTAGCGGTAGAGAATGCCAGTGCACGTTTTGACGTGGCCGATGCGCAGTATCGCCGCTCAGCGCCCTTGGTGGAGAAAGGTATGCTTGCCCAGTCACAATTTGATGAGTTAAAAGCGCAGCGCGAAATTGCGCAAGCGGAGCTGGCGCTGGCCAAGCTTCGTTTATCTTATGTTGCGCTCAGAGCGCCAGCTGACGGAGTGATATCTAAGCTGAATGTTGAGCCATTTGAAACTATTGCTCCAGGCCAAGGCGTTATGAATATTCATGACGCCTCGCGTGCTGATATTCGTGTACAAGTGCCGGATGTGTTATTCACCCAAAACACGGGCGTGAGTGCAGAAGAAGTGCAAGATCGACTCAAACCGAGAGTCTTAACTCAGCAAGGGCAGTCTTACCCAGCCACGATCGATGAATACACGGCAGAGCCGGATCCGAGCAGTGGTGCGTTTGTGGTGACGCTAACCATGCCAATGCCGCAGGAGCAGTTTATTTTAGATGGCATGCCCGTACAGGTCAGTATTGCGAGGGAAGGGCTACAACTGACACGTACCGGACTCTCTGTGCCAATCGAAGCGGTGTTTAACCAAGACGGGGACCCACTGGATCGCGCCCACAGCTATGTATGGATTTATGACAGTCACACGCAAACCGTGACTAAACAGCGGGTAACGATGGGGCGTATTCATGGCCAGCGGCTAGAAATTACCCATGGTGTGTCAAAAGGGGATCGTATCGTGGTAGGAGGGACCAATCACCTGTCTGAGGGGCAAAAAGTGACGCTGGCATCGAAAGAGGAAAACGCATCATGA
- a CDS encoding efflux RND transporter periplasmic adaptor subunit produces the protein MIKRFVLSGCLALSLVGCGEPQVSTSSETPPRPAKLLTVVTNEDGLTRQFPAQVEADDKALLSFRVSGVIESMPIKAGMDVAKGQVLAALDSQQYQLQLDKARAQYQLAQVQFNRAERLHNDKVISEQRFDEARSALSEAAAGLEQAQTNVNYTQLKAPYAGTVSLRMKERNEFAQAQAPVLHIQSKDIINVSFQLPERYFHYFAQHVDTLAPSVSFDTHPSRQFPAQFKEIDTEADPKTASYHVTVSLNRPDAINVLPGMAAKVHATIPTESQTQIPASALLDANGGKAVWRVSQQGTVKLTPVTLREGKVVSGLENGDVIVATGVSALKEGDRVKAWVKERGL, from the coding sequence ATGATAAAGCGTTTTGTATTGAGCGGTTGCCTCGCTCTCTCCCTAGTTGGCTGTGGTGAACCGCAGGTATCTACATCGTCTGAAACACCGCCTCGACCCGCCAAATTACTGACCGTAGTCACCAATGAAGATGGGCTCACCCGCCAATTTCCTGCTCAAGTTGAAGCGGATGATAAAGCCTTGCTCTCATTTCGTGTGTCAGGGGTGATCGAGTCAATGCCGATTAAAGCCGGTATGGATGTCGCGAAAGGGCAAGTACTGGCGGCGTTAGACAGCCAGCAGTATCAACTGCAATTAGACAAGGCGCGTGCGCAGTATCAGCTTGCCCAAGTACAGTTTAATCGTGCCGAGCGCCTACATAATGATAAAGTGATTTCCGAACAAAGGTTTGATGAAGCCCGCTCGGCACTCAGTGAAGCAGCGGCTGGTTTAGAGCAAGCACAAACTAATGTGAATTATACGCAACTGAAAGCGCCGTACGCGGGGACTGTCTCACTCCGAATGAAAGAGCGTAATGAGTTCGCGCAAGCTCAAGCGCCAGTGCTACACATTCAATCTAAAGATATCATTAATGTCAGTTTCCAATTACCAGAGCGCTACTTTCACTATTTTGCTCAACATGTTGATACACTCGCGCCGAGCGTGTCATTTGATACTCATCCATCGCGACAGTTTCCTGCACAGTTTAAAGAAATAGACACAGAGGCGGATCCTAAAACCGCCTCTTACCATGTCACGGTGAGTTTAAACCGGCCTGATGCCATCAATGTCTTGCCGGGGATGGCAGCAAAAGTACATGCCACCATTCCTACCGAATCACAAACGCAAATACCGGCTTCTGCGTTGCTCGACGCAAATGGCGGAAAAGCCGTGTGGCGTGTTAGTCAACAGGGAACAGTTAAGCTCACTCCAGTCACCTTGCGTGAAGGAAAAGTTGTTTCGGGCCTAGAAAATGGCGATGTGATTGTGGCGACTGGCGTCAGCGCACTTAAAGAGGGTGATCGTGTGAAAGCATGGGTGAAGGAGAGAGGACTATGA